A region of the Leptospira inadai serovar Lyme str. 10 genome:
TCCTCCAATAATTTGAATAGGATCTCCTTCGATTTCTCCCGCTTCAAGTTGAGAGTGATCGCTTTCTTATTTCGATTCAGCATCAAGTATAAGGAAGGAGCTCCGTTCGATTTCTTAAACATAACTCTGGTGGCATCCATCGCGCGAGGGTTTTCTATTTTAATGATCTCCGCGCCCATGTCTCCCAAATACATGGAGCAGAGAGGGCCTGGGAGAAGCAGACTGAGATCAACGACCTTAACGCCTGAAAGTGGACCTTTGTTCATTTTTATCGGTCTCCGTGATTTGACTGAGGCATTGTTTAGTATATACTTCGCGAGTGGAAAGTCATTTTCGGAATCGAAATTTATTCCGAATCCCGCTCGGAAGCCGATAATTCCGCGCTAGTCATATTCCATCTCCAGCGAACATAGTCCTCTATCGTTCCGAATCCATATCCTTCCGATTTTAATTTCCGAATTACCGAAGTCAAAATTTCCTTCGTTGTCGGATGCGTATCGTGAAATAAAACGATGATTCCTTTACCGTCCGCGCCTCGAACCAATCGAAAGTAAATGCGATTCATTTTCGCCTTAAATTTCTCGTCGTCCAGATTGATGCGAGGGCCTTTTTCGTACCATTCCCCCCTTACCCATTCCTTGGAATCGGAGGAATCAAAATGCTTGGACCACATAACGACGACCCCTTTTTTTTTGAGAACAGATCCGACTCTTTTCTTAGCCTGGTCGGAAACGGGACGATTGAAAGGCGAGCCGAAGGGAGGTCGTAAAAGCGTCATCCTAGCGGATTCTGTTCCAAGTTCGCGATCATACATACTCTGATTATCGTCGAATTGCTTGGCGATTTTTTCGTCGGATAGAGAAAGCAAATTGCGATGATCGATCGTATGATTTCCCACGGAGTGTCCTTCTTTCCGCATCCGTATCAGAACATCTTTATATTTCTTGAATCCGTTTTTGATTCTGGTTTCTTTCGGAGCCCAATCGCCGCAAATAAAAAAGGAAGCCTTGATTTTCTCCTCTTTTAGAACGTCTAAAATTCCCTCCGTCCAATCCGAGGGTCCGTCGTCGAAGGTTAGATAGGCGATTTTATCGGGAATCGGATCGCCGTCATAAAAGCCGTACGCTCCGTATTTTGCGGAACTCCCCGTAGGGTCCTTTCGATCGATCGTATGGAAGCAAGAAATACAAAAATAGAAAAGAAAAAGGAAGGAAATTAATTTTGGCATAAGGAAATTAATTTCCAATTTATCGAGACAGGCTCTCGCGTAAATAAATTTTAGTCGAACATTTCTCCGGCAGTCAACCAAACACCTGCGATAATCAACAATATCCCGGTCCACTGAGACCAATTTAATCTTTCTTTAAATAAGAAAAAAGAAGCCAGCAAAACTACGATGAATCCTGCCGAGGTGAACACCGGATAAGCCAGCGAGAGTTTTAATCCTTTTCCAAGAACCCACCGATACCCGAGTAGAGCTATTCCAAAAGAGGCTATTCCGGTAAAAAATACCGGGTGCAAAAAACTTTTAATCAGACCTTCGATTCCGGGGACGGCATCGGTTTTATCTCCCAAGGAACTCGCTTTAATGAGTATATTGGCTAAAGCATTAAAAAATAAAGCCACAACGAAGACGATCACGACCGTTGCTTTCATTCTGCTATCTCCCAAGTTCAATTTTTCTTTCCCTAGAATGCCGTAAGAAGAAGGTTGAAGAATCTTCCATAGACGCGAGAGGGGGATCGGTTCCGACTTTCAGCGTCCATCCAAAGGAAAGTATGAGAAAGATCAAGGGCAAATCGCGAATAGATAGAAAATCCTTTCGTTTTAGAGGACTCTCTCTCTCCTATCTGGACGCCGGACCCAAAGAGGCTCCTCCCATCCTGATCGCACATGCGAACGGTTATAGTGCCGCTTGCTACTCGTATTATATAGAAAGGCTATCGAAAAAATTCCGGGTGCTGGCTCTCGATTTTTGCGGCCATGGAGAATCGGAGCCCAGCCTAGATTGGAAGAGTTGGTTTTTTTTCCGAGATCAAATTCTCGCTTTGATCGAGGTGGAAAATCTGAAAAATACCGTAGGAATCGGTCATTCTTTAGGCGGCGCGAGTCTTCTTCTTTCTTCCTATCATAGTCCTTCCCGCTTTCGAAAAATTATCGCGATGGATCCGGTCATCCTAAACCTTCCGTTTATTTTATATGCTTGGATTTTCGGGAATCCTCTCTCGAAAGGCGCCTTGGCAAGAAGACGGGAATTTGCGAGCCTGGATTTGATTCGAAAAGCTTACAGAAGGACTGCGGCATTTTCGAAATGGAATTCGGAAATTTTCGAGGATTATCTTAAAAGCTGCTTTCGCCAGGAAAACGGAAAAATATATTTAAGATGTCCTCCGGAAGTGGAGGCGAAAATATTCAACTCGGTTAATTTCTTCAGCCTTTATCAGTACGGAAAAATCAGAATTCCGACTCATATCACTATTCCCGAAAAATACGAAGTTTGTACGCCCAAAGCCGCAAAAAGAATCGTTAACGGAAATTCGGAATCCTCTCTCGAGATCTGGAAGGACACGACTCACTTCTTCCCTTTCGAAGAACCGGAACGGACCTGGGATAGAATCCAAAGAATTCTTACTATGGAAACGCCTCGATGACGGATGCCAAAACGGGAGCTCTTTTTTACTTCGAAGGGAGAATTTTATTCGCGAATCGCGGCCTAGTCGCCGACGCGCACTCTCATTATGCCGTTTCCATTTTGATCTCGATTTCCTTACCTTTTTTCATTCAGACGGAAAGCGGTGAAAGGAAATCGTATCAGGCGGTCGTGCTAGCTCCGAATTTTCACCATACTCTTCTTGCGCAGGAATCGGATATCATCGTAGTTCAATTCGATCCTCATAGCACCGACTATGCACCGATCGCAGCCCGTTTCGGAAAATCAGGTATTCATGAAATACCGGATTCCGATCTAAACCATCTCATCGACGATTGTCGAAAATTATTGGAAGGAAAACTGGATTGTTCCCGGGCTAAATCCTTATTCGAGGATATTCTTTCCGCAGTTGGAGCGGAAAAACCGACGAAAGTCTCTTTGGATCCGAGAATACTCTCCGCGACTAAAAGAATGAAAGCTTCCCTTCCCGGTTCCGTGTCGGTTCCGGAACTTGCTAAGGAATCCGGTTTTTCCGAGACGAGATTTATGCACTTATTCAAAGAGCAACTCGGACTACCCGTTAGGCAATACCAGCTTTGGCTCCGTCTCCAAGAGGCCGCCCACTTATTAAAGGAAGGAGGCAATTTAACCGAGGCGGCACATGCTGCGGGGTTTGCCGATCAGGCTCATCTGAGTAGAACCTTCAAAAAAATGTTCGGCGTGCAACCGTCCCGATTTCTAGGATCGAACAGTTCGGTTAAAGTTACGTTCTGCGTTTAAGCAAAATCCGGAAGCGATCAGGACTTCCGGATTCGCTCTTCGAAAGGGGAGATATTTAATGCGCGGGACGGAAATCCTTAAGCTTTCCTTGAGCCGCCAACTCTTTGCGGACCGCTTCCTGAACATCTTTACGAAAACCTAATTCAAAAAAGACGTCCGCCACGACGAAGATCGGAGCGGAAACCACCGCTTGGAATAGGTTATCGAAGAGGGCCGGGCGACTCTTTTCGAAAATAAAATGCCCGTAAAACTGCGCTCCCCAACCGATTAGCTGAGCTATTGCGAATACCGTCCAAGCGGTCGAAGGTTCCAAAGATGCGGTCAAATAATGCGCGATCGTGAGTAAGGACCCGAATACGACTGCAGACGCTAAAGCGAAAATAAAATCCAGGCTGAAATAATAAGCCAGTACGACCGCGGCAAATACGGTTGCAGCAGTGATATCGAAACCCCAGATCGAAAGCAGCGAAAATCTACATAGCACGAGAAACAACGTAAACGTAATCGTGGGAACACCTAAAACGTGTATCAGAATATTCCTTTTTTCCTGGTGATAGGCCGAATAAAAGACCATTTCTTTTGCAAATCTCATAATAAGACTCCTTACGAAGATGATCGAAGTATAGTCTGATCGAACGGATACGACTTGAACGAATCTGCCGTTTTAATAAAAAAATCCATTGCAGAATACTTGTTCGAAATAAAAATTCAAAATACGACGAGAAGGTTTCGATTATGCCCTATGTGAACGTAAAAGTCGCCGGTCCTTTAACGAAGGAGCAAAAACAAACGATCGTAAAGGAATTTACGGAAACGTTACGGAAGGTGGCCGCTAAACCACCTGAATCGACCTATATAGTTATCGACGAGGTCTCTCGAGAAGACTGGGCCGCAGGCGGCAAGCTACTCGAGTAGAAATGGATACCCTTTTTTTTATTCTCTCCAAGCTTGCCGGAATCTTTCTTTTTCCCTTACCCGTTTGTCTGTTCTTGGTATTTATCGCCGGCTTACGTTTACCGAAGAAAAAGCAAAAACTTTCGGTTTGTCTTCCCCTAATCGTTTTATGGATCTGTTCCACCGATTCTTTCTCCCAATGGTTAGTGACTGGTTTGGAAGAAAAGCATCCACCCGTAGCAATCAAGACTCTTCCGACGGCTGATGCGATCGTTGTACTCGGAGGAGCGATCGATAATTTAGCGCTTTATGGAGATCGACCACAATTGGGTTCCGCGGCGGAAAGAATGACCGATGCGGTGATTCTTTATCGGGAACATAAGGCACCTAAAATCGTTTTCACGGGAGGGTCGGGACATCTACTGTTTCAAGCTCGAAAGGAATCCGAGGCTGCCGAGATCTTCCTAAATTCTTTAGGCGTCCCTAAATCCGCGTTAGTACTCGAAAGTGAAAGTCGCAACACCAAAGAAAATGCCGAGTTTACTGCCGAGATCTTTCGCAAAAGAGGTTGGAAATCCATGATCTTAATCACTTCCGCATTTCATATGGAAAGATCCCTCCGTGTTTTCGGAAAAACCGGCCTAAACGTGATTCCCTGGCCCACGGATTATTCTTCGCAAGTCAAGGTTTTGACCCTCGATTCTTTCGTTCCTTCGGCTCACACTCTCTCCACTACGAGCACGGTATGGAAAGAGAGGATCGGATTGCTCGTTTACGAGGCGAGAGATCGTATTTCCACTTTTCTTCCCCTCCGGCTGGTGTTTCCTTGGTCTAAGGACTAGACTTAGTTTGAACAGATGAACGTAAAATTCGTAATCCTCGCCGGAACCATCGCTCTTTCATTGGGAGCCATCGCATTTTTTTCCTCTAAGGAGACTTCTTACATTCTCCTAGACGCCTCCGAACTCGCCGCTCACCCGTCCAATTATGATTCCGACGAACTACTAAGGGTTCGCGGATTCGTCAAACCAGGCACGGTGATTCGAGAAGGGAAAACCGCCAAGTTCGTACTTCAACTTAACGATCAGGAAGTTCCGGTTTTCTTTACGGGTGCGACCCTTTTACCGGACGCCTTTAAAGAAGGTACCCGCGCAAGAGTGGACGGGGTTTGGAAAAATGGAGTCTTAGTGGCGGATCGAGTGGAAGCGAAATGCGCCTCCAAATACGAAGCGGGATATTCCGATAAAGAAGCTTCCGCAGAAGAATACTAAGCGGGAAATCATGAACGACTTCGGAGCGCTTTGCCTCATCACCTCCTTTTCCCTTCTAATTTTCTCCATCGTCCAGACTTCCTACGGAATTTTTCGGAACGATCCGCATGGGATCGAATTAGGTCGATATACCTTAATGGCGAATTTTGGAGTCGTCTTACTCGCCTTCCTCGTGTTAGTCGTCCAACTTGTCCGTACCGATCTGAATAATTATTATGTTGTAATGCATTCGAGCGAGCATTTACCTCTCTTCTACAAGATGACTTCCGTTTGGTCGGGTTCGTCCGGGTCGCTATTGTTCTGGAATCTTCTCCTTTCCTTTTTCACTTTTATCGTACTATGGCAAACCCGGCACCTTGTGAATGATCGAGTTCCGGTGATGAATTTAAGCCTGAGCGTAATTGCCTGTTTTTTCTCCTTTCTTGCGATCTTCTTTCCCGATGCACAACCCTTCCGAGAATTTCAACCCGCCGCAGTCGCAGGTAGAGGTCTCAATCCTTTGCTACAACATTGGGCGATGATCATACATCCTCCGATTTTATACGTGGGTTACGTAAGCTTTGCGATTCCATTCTCGATCGCGACCTCGGCGCTAATTACCGGCAAGCTTTCGGAAAATTGGTTTCGTTTCGTCCGTCGTTGGAGTATTTTCTCCTGGTTTTTTCTAGGAACCGGAATCCTGCTGGGTTCAAAATGGGCGTACGAAGAGTTGGGCTGGGGAGGATATTGGGCCTGGGATCCGGTCGAAAATGCCAGTCTGATGCCCTGGCTACTATCCACGGCCTTCCTGCATTCCATGATCATCCAGGA
Encoded here:
- a CDS encoding polysaccharide deacetylase family protein; its protein translation is MPKLISFLFLFYFCISCFHTIDRKDPTGSSAKYGAYGFYDGDPIPDKIAYLTFDDGPSDWTEGILDVLKEEKIKASFFICGDWAPKETRIKNGFKKYKDVLIRMRKEGHSVGNHTIDHRNLLSLSDEKIAKQFDDNQSMYDRELGTESARMTLLRPPFGSPFNRPVSDQAKKRVGSVLKKKGVVVMWSKHFDSSDSKEWVRGEWYEKGPRINLDDEKFKAKMNRIYFRLVRGADGKGIIVLFHDTHPTTKEILTSVIRKLKSEGYGFGTIEDYVRWRWNMTSAELSASERDSE
- a CDS encoding SMR family transporter, whose translation is MKATVVIVFVVALFFNALANILIKASSLGDKTDAVPGIEGLIKSFLHPVFFTGIASFGIALLGYRWVLGKGLKLSLAYPVFTSAGFIVVLLASFFLFKERLNWSQWTGILLIIAGVWLTAGEMFD
- a CDS encoding alpha/beta fold hydrolase, encoding MRKIKGKSRIDRKSFRFRGLSLSYLDAGPKEAPPILIAHANGYSAACYSYYIERLSKKFRVLALDFCGHGESEPSLDWKSWFFFRDQILALIEVENLKNTVGIGHSLGGASLLLSSYHSPSRFRKIIAMDPVILNLPFILYAWIFGNPLSKGALARRREFASLDLIRKAYRRTAAFSKWNSEIFEDYLKSCFRQENGKIYLRCPPEVEAKIFNSVNFFSLYQYGKIRIPTHITIPEKYEVCTPKAAKRIVNGNSESSLEIWKDTTHFFPFEEPERTWDRIQRILTMETPR
- a CDS encoding helix-turn-helix domain-containing protein is translated as MTDAKTGALFYFEGRILFANRGLVADAHSHYAVSILISISLPFFIQTESGERKSYQAVVLAPNFHHTLLAQESDIIVVQFDPHSTDYAPIAARFGKSGIHEIPDSDLNHLIDDCRKLLEGKLDCSRAKSLFEDILSAVGAEKPTKVSLDPRILSATKRMKASLPGSVSVPELAKESGFSETRFMHLFKEQLGLPVRQYQLWLRLQEAAHLLKEGGNLTEAAHAAGFADQAHLSRTFKKMFGVQPSRFLGSNSSVKVTFCV
- a CDS encoding DUF962 domain-containing protein, translated to MRFAKEMVFYSAYHQEKRNILIHVLGVPTITFTLFLVLCRFSLLSIWGFDITAATVFAAVVLAYYFSLDFIFALASAVVFGSLLTIAHYLTASLEPSTAWTVFAIAQLIGWGAQFYGHFIFEKSRPALFDNLFQAVVSAPIFVVADVFFELGFRKDVQEAVRKELAAQGKLKDFRPAH
- a CDS encoding tautomerase family protein gives rise to the protein MPYVNVKVAGPLTKEQKQTIVKEFTETLRKVAAKPPESTYIVIDEVSREDWAAGGKLLE
- a CDS encoding YdcF family protein, encoding MDTLFFILSKLAGIFLFPLPVCLFLVFIAGLRLPKKKQKLSVCLPLIVLWICSTDSFSQWLVTGLEEKHPPVAIKTLPTADAIVVLGGAIDNLALYGDRPQLGSAAERMTDAVILYREHKAPKIVFTGGSGHLLFQARKESEAAEIFLNSLGVPKSALVLESESRNTKENAEFTAEIFRKRGWKSMILITSAFHMERSLRVFGKTGLNVIPWPTDYSSQVKVLTLDSFVPSAHTLSTTSTVWKERIGLLVYEARDRISTFLPLRLVFPWSKD
- a CDS encoding cytochrome c maturation protein CcmE; this encodes MNVKFVILAGTIALSLGAIAFFSSKETSYILLDASELAAHPSNYDSDELLRVRGFVKPGTVIREGKTAKFVLQLNDQEVPVFFTGATLLPDAFKEGTRARVDGVWKNGVLVADRVEAKCASKYEAGYSDKEASAEEY